In Sinorhizobium mexicanum, one DNA window encodes the following:
- a CDS encoding aspartate aminotransferase family protein: protein MLEKSNELTAWDRDHFFHPSTHMGMHARGETPTRVIGGGEGAYITDIAGKRSLDAFAGLYCVNVGYGRQKIAEAIAEQAKNLAYYHAYVGHGTEASIRLSKMIIDRAPEGMSRVYFGLSGSDANETNIKLIWYYNNILGRPEKKKIISRWRGYHGSGVMTGSLTGLQLFHNAFDLPRAPILHTEAPYYFRRPDRSMNEEQFSQYCADKLEEMILAEGPDTIAAFIGEPILGTGGIVPPPKGYWQKIQTVLEKYDILLVADEVVTGFGRLGTMFGSDHYGMKPDLITIAKGLTSAYAPLSGSIVSEKMWQVLVQGSDELGPIGHGWTYSAHPICAAAGIANLELIDELGIVENAGSTGAYFRSELAKALSEHRHVGEVRGDGLMAAVEFVEDRDDRKFFDPAQKVGPRVATALAERGVLGRAMPQGDILGFAPPLCLTRDEADIVVKAAVGAISEVLGR, encoded by the coding sequence ATGCTCGAAAAAAGCAACGAACTCACCGCCTGGGACCGCGACCATTTCTTCCATCCGTCCACGCATATGGGCATGCATGCGCGCGGTGAAACCCCGACGCGGGTCATCGGCGGCGGCGAAGGCGCTTACATCACCGACATTGCCGGCAAGCGCAGCCTCGACGCCTTCGCCGGTCTCTACTGCGTCAATGTCGGCTATGGCCGGCAGAAGATTGCCGAGGCGATCGCTGAACAGGCGAAGAACCTCGCCTACTACCACGCCTATGTCGGCCACGGCACCGAGGCGTCGATCCGGCTCTCCAAGATGATCATCGATCGCGCGCCGGAAGGCATGAGCCGCGTCTATTTCGGCCTTTCCGGTTCGGACGCCAACGAGACCAACATCAAGCTCATCTGGTACTACAACAACATTCTCGGCAGGCCCGAGAAGAAGAAGATCATTTCCCGCTGGCGCGGCTATCACGGTTCCGGCGTGATGACGGGCTCGCTGACCGGCCTGCAGCTTTTCCACAATGCTTTCGATCTGCCGCGCGCACCGATCCTGCACACCGAGGCGCCGTACTATTTCCGCCGTCCGGACCGCTCGATGAACGAAGAGCAGTTCTCGCAATATTGCGCCGACAAGCTGGAGGAGATGATTCTCGCCGAAGGGCCGGACACGATCGCAGCCTTCATCGGGGAGCCGATCCTTGGTACGGGCGGCATCGTGCCGCCGCCGAAGGGTTACTGGCAGAAGATCCAGACGGTGCTTGAGAAATACGACATCCTGCTCGTCGCAGACGAGGTCGTAACCGGCTTCGGCCGCCTGGGGACAATGTTCGGCTCCGACCACTATGGCATGAAGCCGGACCTCATCACCATCGCCAAGGGTTTGACGTCGGCCTACGCGCCGCTTTCCGGCAGCATCGTCTCGGAAAAGATGTGGCAGGTGCTGGTGCAGGGTTCGGATGAACTCGGCCCGATCGGTCACGGCTGGACCTATTCCGCCCACCCGATCTGCGCTGCAGCCGGCATCGCCAATCTCGAACTGATCGACGAACTCGGCATCGTCGAGAATGCCGGTTCGACCGGAGCCTATTTCCGGTCCGAACTTGCAAAGGCGCTCTCGGAGCACAGGCACGTCGGCGAAGTGCGCGGAGACGGCCTTATGGCGGCGGTCGAGTTCGTTGAGGACCGCGATGATCGGAAGTTCTTCGATCCGGCGCAGAAGGTCGGCCCAAGAGTGGCTACGGCTCTGGCGGAGCGCGGTGTCCTCGGCCGGGCGATGCCGCAGGGTGACATCCTGGGCTTTGCACCACCACTCTGCCTGACGCGCGATGAGGCTGACATCGTCGTGAAGGCGGCAGTCGGCGCCATCTCCGAAGTCCTCGGCCGTTGA
- a CDS encoding alcohol dehydrogenase family protein has product MMHSVPRTMAAVQLTGHGGLDKLVYSRDVPVPAPAPGEVLIKVTACGMNNTDVWVREGAYGTEDDPSAVSTWRRHGNTLTFPRIQGTDTVGHVVAVGDGVDEARIGERVMVDFSIYNRDDDSLADIDYMGHGRDGGYAEYMALPAENAHVVATDLTDVELATFCCAYLTGERMLERARLAAGELVLVTGASGGVGSAIIQLARARGAIPIAVAGRGKEAAIREIGAEAVVTRGEGDLTEAVHAVSGGQPIDVVADLVGGPLFNDLLKILRPEGRYTTAGAIAGPVVKLDLRTMYLKQLELHGSSQGSRADFRRLVRYIEERKIRPLVGGTYPLSEFHRAQTDFMAKNFVGKLVVVPN; this is encoded by the coding sequence ATGATGCATTCGGTTCCGAGGACCATGGCGGCCGTACAACTCACCGGGCATGGCGGTTTGGACAAGCTCGTCTACAGCCGGGACGTCCCCGTCCCGGCACCAGCCCCGGGCGAGGTGCTGATCAAGGTCACCGCCTGCGGCATGAACAACACCGATGTCTGGGTGCGCGAAGGTGCCTACGGCACCGAGGACGATCCCTCCGCCGTCTCGACGTGGCGGCGCCACGGCAACACGCTGACGTTCCCGCGCATCCAGGGCACGGACACGGTCGGCCACGTCGTCGCCGTCGGCGACGGCGTCGATGAGGCGCGCATCGGCGAGCGCGTCATGGTCGACTTCTCGATCTACAATCGCGACGACGATAGCCTCGCCGACATCGATTACATGGGCCACGGCCGCGACGGCGGTTACGCCGAATATATGGCGCTTCCAGCCGAAAACGCCCATGTGGTCGCGACCGACCTGACCGACGTCGAACTTGCGACCTTTTGCTGCGCCTATCTGACCGGCGAACGCATGCTCGAAAGGGCGAGGCTCGCGGCCGGCGAGCTGGTCCTGGTGACCGGCGCTTCCGGAGGCGTCGGCTCGGCGATCATCCAGCTCGCCCGCGCCCGCGGCGCTATTCCGATCGCCGTCGCCGGCCGCGGCAAGGAAGCCGCGATTCGCGAGATCGGCGCCGAAGCCGTGGTCACCCGCGGGGAGGGCGACCTTACCGAGGCCGTGCACGCAGTAAGCGGCGGCCAGCCGATCGACGTCGTCGCCGATCTCGTCGGCGGCCCGCTCTTCAACGATCTTCTGAAGATCCTGCGCCCGGAAGGCCGCTATACCACCGCGGGCGCCATCGCCGGCCCCGTCGTTAAGCTCGATCTCAGGACGATGTATCTGAAGCAATTGGAACTGCACGGATCGAGCCAGGGCAGCCGCGCCGATTTCCGGCGTCTGGTGCGCTATATCGAAGAGAGAAAGATCCGCCCGCTCGTCGGGGGGACCTATCCTCTGTCGGAATTTCATCGAGCGCAGACAGACTTCATGGCGAAGAACTTCGTCGGCAAACTCGTCGTCGTTCCGAACT